Proteins co-encoded in one Deinococcus arcticus genomic window:
- a CDS encoding acetyl ornithine aminotransferase family protein yields MTTLPKPRQPELKTALPGPNTAAIMERDRQHLSTSYMRPYPFVPERGEGVWLTDVDGNTMLDFFAGIAVSTTGHAHPHVVKGVQEQVAKFTHVCLTDYPQEITTSLAERLVKHVEKPGEKWRVFFSNSGAEAVEAAVKLARNHTGRSHIISTMGSFHGRTYGAITLTGSKTKYKRGFGPLLPAVSHVPYPNPFRPPLGSTPETCGQAVLEHIESLFVGILPADEVAAIIVEPMQGEGGYIVPPADFLPGLRALCDKHGIMLIFDEVQAGMGRTGKMFSFQHFDVQPDIITSAKGIASGMPLGALLAKDSVMTWPVGSHGSTYGGNPVAAAASHATLDLLEGVVKHPGCGDNLMQNAHEVGEYIMAELKGMQAEFPFLGDVRGRGLFIGLEFVTPDGRPDGALRDRASMAMFEKGLLNLDCGEAVIRISPPLILTKEEAKTGLEIMRETLRELK; encoded by the coding sequence ATGACCACTCTCCCCAAACCACGCCAGCCTGAACTGAAAACCGCCCTCCCCGGCCCCAACACGGCCGCCATTATGGAGCGCGACCGCCAGCACCTCTCCACCTCCTACATGCGCCCCTATCCCTTCGTCCCAGAGCGCGGCGAGGGCGTGTGGCTGACCGATGTGGACGGCAACACCATGCTGGACTTCTTCGCCGGGATTGCCGTGAGCACCACCGGCCACGCCCACCCGCATGTCGTCAAGGGTGTGCAGGAGCAGGTCGCCAAGTTCACGCACGTCTGCCTGACGGACTACCCGCAGGAAATCACCACCAGCCTCGCGGAACGTCTGGTGAAACATGTCGAAAAGCCCGGCGAGAAGTGGCGCGTGTTCTTCTCCAACTCGGGCGCCGAGGCCGTGGAAGCCGCCGTCAAACTGGCGCGCAACCACACCGGCCGCTCGCACATCATCTCCACGATGGGCTCATTCCACGGGCGTACCTACGGCGCGATCACGCTGACGGGCTCCAAGACGAAGTACAAGCGCGGGTTTGGTCCACTGCTGCCCGCCGTCTCTCACGTGCCGTACCCCAACCCATTCCGGCCGCCGCTGGGCTCCACGCCTGAAACCTGCGGTCAGGCGGTGCTGGAGCACATCGAGTCGCTGTTCGTGGGCATCCTGCCCGCCGATGAAGTGGCCGCCATCATCGTGGAGCCCATGCAGGGCGAGGGCGGGTACATCGTGCCGCCCGCCGACTTTCTGCCCGGCCTGCGCGCCCTGTGTGACAAGCACGGCATCATGCTGATTTTCGACGAGGTGCAGGCCGGCATGGGCCGCACCGGCAAGATGTTCTCGTTCCAGCACTTCGACGTGCAGCCGGACATCATCACGTCTGCCAAGGGCATTGCCTCGGGCATGCCGCTGGGCGCGCTGCTGGCCAAGGACAGCGTGATGACGTGGCCGGTGGGTTCGCACGGCTCTACCTACGGCGGCAACCCGGTGGCGGCGGCAGCGTCTCACGCCACGCTGGACCTGCTTGAAGGCGTGGTCAAGCACCCCGGCTGCGGCGACAACCTGATGCAAAACGCCCACGAGGTTGGCGAATACATCATGGCCGAGCTGAAGGGCATGCAGGCCGAATTTCCCTTCCTGGGCGACGTGCGCGGCCGGGGCCTGTTCATCGGCCTGGAGTTCGTGACGCCCGACGGCCGCCCCGACGGCGCCCTGCGTGACCGCGCCAGCATGGCGATGTTCGAGAAGGGCCTGCTGAACCTGGACTGCGGCGAGGCCGTCATTCGCATCAGCCCGCCCCTGATTCTGACGAAGGAAGAAGCGAAAACGGGCCTGGAGATCATGCGCGAGACGCTGAGAGAACTGAAGTAA
- a CDS encoding DUF4274 domain-containing protein, translating into MDPAMQLVTQWLDEQPQDMWLAFVLNTNHDIAVDALRWMIRSGRCDRAVALAMYWALGAGFYVQYADRSEVPAYAQLGFNLIKKIERLFLAGEFPASDLGYDPSRELLVYADVPVVSPVPAALKSPIPGRQIDLASLTAGWENGVPAFIWTELDARGSVRA; encoded by the coding sequence ATGGACCCCGCGATGCAACTCGTCACGCAGTGGTTGGACGAGCAGCCGCAGGACATGTGGTTAGCGTTTGTGTTGAACACCAACCACGACATTGCAGTCGACGCCCTGCGCTGGATGATTCGCTCTGGAAGGTGTGATCGCGCCGTTGCGCTCGCGATGTACTGGGCACTGGGTGCCGGTTTCTATGTTCAGTATGCCGATCGCAGTGAGGTGCCGGCTTACGCGCAGCTGGGCTTTAATCTCATCAAGAAGATTGAGCGGTTGTTCCTGGCTGGTGAATTCCCGGCGTCTGATCTCGGCTATGACCCCAGCCGCGAACTTCTCGTCTATGCCGATGTTCCTGTGGTTTCACCTGTCCCTGCCGCTCTGAAATCCCCCATCCCCGGTCGCCAGATTGACCTCGCTTCTCTGACGGCTGGTTGGGAGAATGGGGTGCCTGCTTTTATCTGGACTGAACTGGATGCCCGTGGGTCTGTCCGCGCTTAA